In Xenopus laevis strain J_2021 chromosome 2S, Xenopus_laevis_v10.1, whole genome shotgun sequence, a genomic segment contains:
- the LOC121400731 gene encoding probable serine/threonine-protein kinase mkcD, with amino-acid sequence MLRLLRKCFCFRKKKDKNVKKSTDQAEFIVEEQMSEQEGSNTTPSHCQQETLVETGNSSCQDEEPVVEDLGPTIGQEELEETDNLQEPIDPLNEICEESIEKTGTDTSQNDCPKEEQLDSELSQIEAEEIVEETLVETSNTSCQDEEPVVEDLGPTIGQEELEEQLSEQEEDDDEEETASNSSHCQLVEDLGPTIIQEELEEQLSEQEEDDDEEETASNSSHCQLVEDLGPTIIQEELEEHLSEQEEDDDEEETASNSSHCQLVEDLGPTIIQEELEEHLSEQEEDDDEEETASNSSHCQLVEDLGPIIIQEELEEQLSEQEEDDEEEETASNSSHCQLVEDLGPTIIQEELEEQLSEQEEDDDEEETASNSSHCQLVEDLGPTIIQEELEEQLSEQEEDDDEEETASNSSHCQVVEDLGPTIIQEELEESNKEEQLSEQKEEDVDEEETASNSSHCQESIEKTGIDTSQNDCPDEEQLDSHFSENEAEEIVEEDDVSPLSKKLREPARFVKLGEAIGEGRFGPIHLGWHCEKQMEVAINIIPNRENEKYLNDELEILPKLPGHRNIIDFYGAYYHNTKNNSKTQGLWISLELFEGSVSGLRETRRNNSLGEKWTSYICKEVLKGLCHLQKYHVIHHDLKPENLRLTSSGDVKICDFEFATIGKRSSSTNGTPAYMAPEALACLVDDHLDYDHRADIWSLGVSAIEMAQGYLPYGNLRGHKLINRILKGPAVTLTGNNWSEEFYFFISECVQKNPNKRPTARQLLGHPFITGLHDEMGVKRSIAKQLQKGWKN; translated from the exons ATGTTGAGATTGTTGCGCAAATGCTTTTGCTTTCGCAAG aaaaaagacaaaaatgtaaagaaatctaCGGATCAAGCCGAATTTATTGTG GAGGAACAGATGAGTGAGCAGGAGGGATCTAACACCACCCCCAGCCACTGCCAG CAGGAGACACTGGTTGAAACTGGCAATAGCAGCTGCCAGGATGAAGAACCAGTAGTGGAGGACCTGGGCCCTACCATCGGCCAGGAAGAGCTGGAAGAGACTGACAACCTCCAAGAACCTATTGACCCTCTGAATGAGATCTGTGAG GAGTCAATAGAAAAAACTGGCACTGACACCAGCCAGAATGACTGCCCAAAGGAAGAACAGCTGGACAGTGAACTCAGCCAGATTGAGGCCGAGGAGATTGTTGAG GAGACACTGGTTGAAACTAGCAATACCAGCTGCCAGGATGAAGAACCAGTAGTGGAGGACCTGGGCCCTACCATCGGCCAGGAAGAGCTGGAAGAACAACTGAGTGAGCaagaggaggatgatgatgaggaggagacaGCCTCTAACTCCAGCCACTGCCAGTTAGTGGAGGACCTGGGCCCTACCATCATCCAGGAAGAACTTGAAGAACAACTGAGTGAGCaagaggaggatgatgatgaggaggaaaCAGCCTCTAACTCCAGCCACTGCCAGTTAGTGGAGGACCTGGGCCCTACTATCATCCAGGAAGAGCTTGAAGAACACCTGAGTGAGCaagaggaggatgatgatgaggaggagacaGCCTCTAACTCCAGCCACTGCCAGTTAGTGGAGGACCTGGGCCCTACTATCATCCAGGAAGAGCTTGAAGAACACCTGAGTGAGCaagaggaggatgatgatgaggaggagacaGCCTCTAACTCCAGTCACTGCCAGTTAGTGGAGGACCTGGGCCCTATCATCATCCAGGAAGAGCTGGAAGAACAACTGAGTGAGCAAGAGGaggatgatgaggaggaggagacagCCTCTAACTCCAGCCACTGCCAGTTAGTGGAGGACCTGGGCCCTACCATCATCCAGGAAGAACTTGAAGAACAACTGAGTGAGCaagaggaggatgatgatgaggaggagacaGCCTCTAACTCCAGCCACTGCCAGTTAGTGGAGGACCTGGGCCCTACCATCATCCAGGAAGAGCTTGAAGAACAACTGAGTGAGCaagaggaggatgatgatgaggaggagacaGCCTCTAACTCCAGCCACTGCCAGGTAGTGGAGGACCTGGGCCCTACCATCATCCAGGAAGAGCTTGAAGAGAGCAATAAG GAAGAACAACTGAGTGAGCAGAAGGAGGAGGATGTTGATGAGGAGGAGACCGCCTCTAACTCCAGCCACTgccag GAGTCAATAGAAAAAACTGGCATTGACACCAGCCAGAATGACTGCCCAGATGAAGAACAGCTGGACAGTCACTTCAGTGAGAATGAGGCTGAGGAAATTGTGGAG GAGGATGATGTATCTCCTCTTTCCAAGAAGCTCCGG GAACCCGCGAGATTTGTGAAGTTGGGCGAGGCCATCGGAGAGGGCAGATTTGGACCAATTCATTTG GGATGGCACTGTGAGAAACAAATGGAGGTGGCCATCAATATTATACCCAACAGGGAG aatgaaaaatacctCAATGATGAACTGGAAATTCTCCCAAAGCTTCCAGGCCACCGAAACATCATCGACTTTTATGGGGCCTACTATCACAACACAAAGAACAACTCAAAAACCCAAGGTTTATGG ATCTCTCTGGAACTTTTTGAGGGCTCAGTCAGTGGCCTCAGGGAGACAAGGAGAAACAATTCACTGGGCGAGAAGTGGACCTCGTACATTTGCAAAGAGGTCTTAAAG GGTCTGTGTCATCTTCAGAAATATCATGTCATTCATCATGACCTGAAACCTGAAAACCTCAGGCTGACGTCATCCGGCGATGTGAAAATCT GTGATTTTGAATTTGCCACCATTGGGAAGAGGAGTTCCAGCACCAACGGGACTCCTGCATATATGGCTCCCGAGGCACTTGCCTGTCTCGTAGATGACCATCTGGACTATGACCACAGG GCCGACATCTGGTCATTGGGAGTCAGCGCCATTGAAATGGCACAGGGCTATCTCC CATACGGCAATCTGAGGGGCCACAAGCTGATCAACAGAATTCTCAAAGGTCCTGCTGTAACACTCACGGGGAACAACTG